One Malania oleifera isolate guangnan ecotype guangnan chromosome 10, ASM2987363v1, whole genome shotgun sequence genomic region harbors:
- the LOC131166658 gene encoding uncharacterized protein LOC131166658, with protein MIVREKVFDCSLWQPQARYWPLPPPSIGPPDLFYVVLNMNHVLHKCYLTPTGHRVLLAASNRRSQTTVPVFPEAPADDAAVGAALSPFLSAIGAGPTDRDRMLQKLARYRRSDACVPGCVAMTVVAVTVELYEESEVLETESGMEASLVEAAEFRAVPATTASVAALETATVDGPSSGSGTGSGSVCVICLEEFLVGSEVRRMPCSHVFHGDCIVQCSGKATSVPCAAFSMPH; from the coding sequence ATGATAGTCAGAGAGAAGGTTTTCGACTGCAGTTTATGGCAACCTCAGGCCCGTTACTGGCCGCTGCCGCCGCCCTCTATTGGGCCGCCGGACCTCTTCTACGTGGTGCTCAACATGAACCATGTCCTCCACAAGTGCTACCTAACCCCCACCGGCCACCGCGTCCTTCTCGCCGCATCCAATCGGCGGTCCCAAACCACCGTCCCCGTCTTCCCCGAGGCGCCGGCCGACGACGCTGCCGTGGGCGCCGCGCTGTCCCCTTTTCTCTCTGCAATCGGCGCCGGGCCTACCGACCGCGACCGAATGCTCCAAAAGCTCGCGCGATACAGGAGAAGCGATGCCTGCGTGCCCGGCTGCGTCGCCATGACCGTTGTGGCTGTGACCGTGGAACTGTACGAGGAGAGCGAGGTCCTCGAAACCGAAAGTGGGATGGAGGCATCTTTGGTTGAGGCGGCTGAATTCAGGGCTGTGCCAGCGACGACGGCGTCTGTCGCAGCCCTGGAGACGGCGACAGTCGACGGTCCGAGTTCTGGGTCGGGCACGGGTTCCGGGTCCGTCTGCGTAATCTGCCTGGAAGAATTTCTGGTGGGATCGGAGGTCCGACGAATGCCGTGCTCTCATGTTTTCCATGGAGATTGTATCGTTCAGTGCTCGGGAAAAGCCACTTCTGTCCCTTGTGCCGCTTTTTCTATGCCGCACTGA